In Nematostella vectensis chromosome 2, jaNemVect1.1, whole genome shotgun sequence, one genomic interval encodes:
- the LOC5509696 gene encoding testis-expressed protein 10 — translation MMGKNSRKRKKKEEDFKKVKLKVGKTRPAGENETTTSFKSRAIVIPSQDTKTESGPTNVRKQGLKDLLSQLSHYNSNIRQEALLGLRSLFQQHEGILHEHLGTVVEKIAEKVTDTEASVRHSLLLLLRHILPLIPPERIAPFLPLVSAHLSCAMTHIIEDIQLESLGILGLLLEYFPNQMILSSSQLLDNFIGLITHQGHGGSKPAKHGSSSLVVNPKGKLSSQKSRLKVLNQLLEYLRALYLPETDNNKEQRLKVTFSEKNPTHVQIFDDMDNSEMYVLKSQSSVVQSSSINTACLKKDFIGRIVPLLVDCWIESNPAEMSTSLPSSSISPVAFSTMTTVVDILKVLLETFWSQTTNIGDSDAAWMYSNYFKDFNHHFLSFFPFAVPCQPSKKRKAKTIDQTTGMSVMNLNITICEVMSFFLECKCENSRAWITNLEEFVVHALTSNLSLNVEQVKSLLKFVRRDFYTKHVMTDSMLNLVGALVKLYKASHHLSATKKVLLLFLGELMFSNCSSLVSRQELLQHDAVHRWLCSLPALLNQLKASSPDMTRSVLLVLSSVMTQELDLSILNKQLTAFFSCGTFFCLDVDIQRSAVQLLFRMSSLETSLIHALVECCHCPKVSTETVHYLLGILHCRSPLYEGVAGAKPAMSVSTFLSVLFSASIGISSSELQRLQTSLNPQVRCFFELVHDENQASSWARHKQILQATCSLYRQCRHSEKLLEMVESALERTLNLQVIPLTVACSIIRLVCCLGDLCGASDTGLHGQLHQSLTELVFSCFLYLAGLPWAEVATEIRKDATQLLTLYPLIMQQLITLMHNKLKDMPSEISWITTCLLQTDKLSPILIACFDSLDKLITSVKELKDVLQPQVLADLSYQHHILSTENRRHAHLAET, via the exons ATGATGGGTAAAAACAGcaggaaaagaaagaaaaaggaggaagacTTTAAGAAAGTAAAGCTAAAAGTCGGTAAGACGAGACCTGCCGGGGAGAATGAAACTACGACTTCTTTCAAATCGCGCGCTATCGTCATTCCATCTCAAGATACAAAGACAGAGAGTGGGCCTACTAACGTGAGAAAGCAAGGCTTGAAG GACcttctctcccaactgagccaCTATAATTCCAACATCCGCCAGGAAGCTCTGTTAGGTCTTCGCTCATTATTCCAGCAACATGAAGGCATACTCCATGAACATCTTGGCACAGTGGTAGAGAAGATTGCGGAGAAAGTCACAGACACAGAGGCATCCGTCCGTCACTCACTATTACTCTTGCTTCGCCACATTTTGCCGCTTATACCCCCTGAAAGAATTGCTCCTTTCCTCCCCCTAGTGAGTGCCCACCTCAGCTGCGCAATGACTCATATCATTGAGGACATTCAATTAGAGTCTCTTGGCATCCTTGGCCTACTTCTGGAATATTTCCCCAACCAGATGATTTTGAGCTCAAGCCAATTGCTTGATAACTTCATAGGTTTGATAACCCATCAAGGTCATGGCGGCAGTAAACCAGCAAAGCATGGTAGTAGTAGTTTGGTAGTGAACCCAAAAGGGAAGCTCTCCTCCCAGAAATCAAGACTCAAGGTATTGAACCAACTCCTGGAGTACCTCAGGGCTTTGTATTTGCCAGAAACTGACAACAATAAGGAACAAAGACTCAAGGTTACCTTCTCTGAAAAGAACCCTACACACGTGCAGATTTTCGATGACATGGACAATTCAGAGATGTATGTTTTAAAAAGCCAGTCATCTGTGGTTCAGAGTTCTAGCATAAACACAGCTTGTCTAAAGAAAGACTTCATTGGTAGGATTGTTCCTTTGTTGGTTGATTGCTGGATAGAGTCGAATCCTGCTGAGATGTCCACGTCTTTACCAAGTAGCAGTATATCACCAGTAGCTTTTTCTACCATGACTACTGTCGTAGATATCCTGAAGGTCCTACTTGAAACTTTTTGGTCTCAGACAACTAATATTGGTGACAGTGACGCAGCATGGATGTACTCCAACTATTTCAAGGACTTCAACCACCATTTCCTGTCATTCTTCCCATTTGCTGTACCCTGTCAGCCaagtaaaaaaaggaaagcaaAGACAATTGACCAGACCACTGGGATGTCAGTCATGAACCTTAATATAACAATATGTGAAGTTATGTCTTTTTTCCTGGAGTGTAAATGTGAGAACTCTAGAGCTTGGATCACAAACTTAGAAGAGTTTGTTGTCCATGCTCTGACGTCTAATTTGTCTCTTAATGTAGAGCAAGTCAAAAGCCTATTGAAGTTTGTAAGAAGGGATTTCTACACCAAGCATGTGATGACAGACTCAATGTTGAATCTAGTTGGTGCCCTGGTCAAGCTCTATAAAGCAAGCCATCATCTTTCTGCTACTAAGAAAGTTCTGCTTCTGTTTTTGGGTGAATTGATGTTTAGTAACTGCAGTTCCTTAGTCtcaag GCAGGAGCTTCTCCAGCATGATGCTGTACACAGGTGGCTGTGTTCTCTCCCTGCTCTACTCAACCAACTAAAGGCCTCTAGTCCAGACATGACACGCTCTGTTCTTCTCGTCCTGTCCTCAGTCATGACTCAAGAGCTAGATCTCAGCATTCTCAACAAACAACTTACAGCTTTCTTCA GTTGTGGTACCTTTTTCTGCCTTGATGTTGACATACAGAGGTCAGCTGTTCAACTCCTGTTCCGAATGAGTTCCCTAGAGACAAGTCTGATACACGCTCTGGTAGAATGCTGTCATTGTCCCAAAGTGTCTACTGAAACAGTACACTACCTTCTGGGCATACTCCACTGCAG GAGTCCTCTTTATGAAGGTGTTGCTGGTGCAAAGCCTGCCATGTCAGTATCTACTTTTCTCAGTGTACTTTTCAGTGCATCTATAG GCATATCCAGCAGTGAATTGCAGCGACTTCAGACCAGTCTCAACCCTCAAGTCAG atgctTTTTTGAGCTTGTTCATGATGAAAATCAG GCCTCCTCATGGGCAAGACACAAACAGATCCTACAG GCGACCTGCAGTCTTTACAGACAATGCCGTCATTCTGAGAAACTTTTAGAGATGGTGGAGTCTGCACTGGAAAGAACATTG AACCTCCAAGTTATCCCTCTTACAGTAGCATGCAGCATCATCCGGCTTGTTTGCTG CCTTGGGGACTTGTGTGGTGCCTCTGATACAGGCCTTCATGGCCAGCTTCACCAAAGCCTGACAGAGCTGGTATTTTCATGCTTCTTATATCTAGCGGGTTTACCTTGGGCTGAAGTAGCGACAGAGATCAGAAAAGATGCCACTCAACTGCTTACACTGTACCCTTTAATAATGCAACAGCTAATTACTCTGATGCACAACAAATTGAAAG ACATGCCAAGTGAGATCTCCTGGATAACCACATGCCTTCTTCAGACTGATAAACTCAGCCCCATTCTTATTGCCTGCTTTGATTCTTTAGACAAACTCATCACTAGTGTGAAG GAGCTCAAAGATGTGCTACAGCCTCAAGTACTGGCGGATCTGTCTTACCAGCACCACATTCTCAGTACTGAAAACCGAAGACATGCTCACCTGGCAGAAACCTGA